The proteins below are encoded in one region of Betaproteobacteria bacterium:
- a CDS encoding electron transfer flavoprotein subunit beta/FixA family protein: MKILVPVKRVVDYNVKVRVKADGTGVDLANVKMSMNPFDEIAIEEAVRLKEAGIATEVIAVSCGVAACQETLRTAMAIGADRGILVETDVDLQPLAVAKLLKALCAKEQPQLVICGKQAIDDDANQTGQMLAALQNWPQATFASKVVIANGKAAVTREIDGGLETLEISLPAVVSTDLRLNEPRYATLPNIMKAKKKPLDTVKPADLGVDVTPRLTTLKVAEPAKRSAGIRVADVAELVNKLKNEAKVI; encoded by the coding sequence ATGAAGATTCTTGTCCCAGTAAAACGGGTAGTAGATTACAACGTCAAGGTGCGAGTGAAGGCAGACGGCACGGGCGTTGACCTGGCCAACGTCAAGATGAGCATGAACCCCTTTGACGAAATTGCCATTGAAGAAGCCGTGCGGCTCAAAGAAGCCGGCATCGCCACCGAAGTCATTGCCGTCAGCTGCGGCGTTGCTGCCTGCCAGGAAACCCTGCGCACCGCCATGGCCATTGGTGCCGACCGCGGCATCCTCGTCGAAACCGACGTCGACCTCCAGCCGCTCGCTGTTGCCAAGCTCCTCAAAGCCCTCTGCGCCAAGGAACAACCCCAACTCGTCATCTGCGGCAAACAAGCCATCGACGACGACGCCAACCAGACCGGCCAGATGCTCGCCGCCCTGCAAAACTGGCCGCAAGCCACCTTCGCCTCCAAAGTCGTCATCGCCAACGGCAAAGCAGCCGTCACCCGCGAAATCGACGGCGGCCTCGAAACCCTCGAGATCAGTCTGCCGGCTGTCGTCTCCACCGACCTGCGCCTCAACGAGCCGCGCTACGCCACGCTCCCCAACATCATGAAAGCCAAGAAAAAGCCGCTCGACACCGTCAAGCCGGCCGACCTTGGTGTTGACGTCACCCCGCGCCTGACCACCCTCAAAGTTGCCGAACCCGCCAAGCGCAGTGCCGGCATCCGCGTGGCCGACGTCGCCGAACTCGTCAACAAACTCAAGAACGAAGCCAAGGTGATCTGA
- a CDS encoding PAS-domain containing protein, which yields MLQINSSSDLMPRPEMLQAGLDLLDQGITVFDAELRLVAWNRTFLVLLEFPEELAYIGAPFASFIRHNAMRGEYGPGDVEMQVAERVAAAKNFAPHVTERQRPNGRVLLLRGEPLPHKGFVTLYSDVTEQRYIEHLTEHQNIQLEERVRRRTAQLENANANLRLASEENERIAGALRRSEERLRLINNTIPILIGYVDQNEVYQYANKGYSDWYGHPEDAVTGRAVRDVIGPHVYSQVRDPVRRALGGQQVTYEYQMERQGQTLFARSTLVPEVTADGNVLGFFVFSYEITEQKRMQAALIQAQKMEAIGQLTGGLAHDFNNLLTVIIGNLAALQDHRPDDPGVNEFVDPALQSARRGVQLIKRLLTFSRQQPLEPQAVDIGQLIGSLTKLVRRSLPESIAVSTDLAGASVHALVDPGQLESALLNFALNARDAMPQGGRLHIAARPVELSADAAAFDVSPGFYALIEVADNGTGMNADTLSRACEPFFTTKRLGLGSGLGLAMAYGFAKQSGGGISIQSQLDQGTTVLMVLPLAAPEPEADEPGEEAVLPHRSELVLLVEDEPNVRRVVRQQLIDLGYPVIEAENGMQALEMIEYIADIAIVVSDVIMPGSINGRQLADRVLAERPEMRFVLMSGYADETEAESTHVLPVLAKPFVRQDLARALQRAHKGNS from the coding sequence ATGCTTCAGATCAATTCCTCGTCCGATCTCATGCCGCGCCCGGAAATGTTGCAGGCCGGACTGGATTTGCTCGACCAGGGAATTACCGTCTTCGATGCCGAATTACGATTGGTGGCGTGGAACAGGACGTTCCTCGTATTGCTCGAGTTTCCCGAAGAACTGGCCTACATCGGCGCCCCGTTTGCCAGCTTCATTCGCCATAACGCGATGCGCGGCGAATACGGCCCGGGTGACGTCGAAATGCAGGTTGCCGAGCGTGTCGCAGCGGCTAAAAACTTTGCGCCCCACGTCACGGAACGGCAACGGCCGAACGGCCGGGTTTTGCTCCTGCGCGGCGAACCGCTGCCGCACAAGGGCTTCGTCACGCTGTACAGCGATGTCACTGAACAACGTTACATCGAGCACCTGACCGAGCACCAGAATATCCAGCTCGAAGAGCGCGTGCGCCGTCGAACCGCTCAGCTCGAAAATGCCAATGCCAACCTGCGGCTGGCCAGCGAGGAAAATGAACGCATCGCCGGCGCCCTGCGGCGCAGTGAAGAACGCCTGCGCCTGATCAATAACACCATTCCCATCCTGATCGGCTACGTGGACCAGAACGAAGTCTACCAATACGCCAACAAAGGCTACTCCGACTGGTATGGCCACCCGGAAGACGCTGTCACTGGGCGGGCAGTACGCGACGTCATCGGCCCGCATGTCTATAGCCAGGTACGCGACCCGGTGCGTCGAGCCCTGGGCGGTCAGCAAGTCACCTATGAGTACCAGATGGAACGTCAGGGACAGACCTTGTTCGCCCGCAGCACGCTGGTACCGGAAGTGACGGCAGATGGGAACGTTCTTGGATTTTTCGTGTTTTCGTACGAGATCACCGAGCAAAAAAGAATGCAGGCAGCACTGATCCAGGCTCAGAAAATGGAGGCTATCGGGCAGCTGACCGGTGGCCTGGCCCACGATTTTAACAACTTGCTGACCGTCATTATCGGAAACCTTGCCGCCTTGCAGGATCACCGCCCGGACGATCCCGGGGTCAACGAATTCGTAGACCCCGCCCTGCAATCAGCGCGACGCGGCGTGCAACTGATCAAGCGACTGCTTACCTTTTCGCGCCAACAGCCGCTGGAGCCACAAGCGGTCGATATCGGCCAATTGATCGGCAGTCTGACCAAACTCGTACGCCGCTCGCTGCCCGAGTCAATTGCGGTATCGACCGATCTGGCCGGCGCTTCGGTGCATGCGCTGGTCGACCCCGGGCAGCTCGAAAGTGCCCTGCTCAACTTCGCACTGAATGCGCGCGATGCCATGCCGCAAGGCGGCCGCCTGCACATCGCGGCACGTCCCGTTGAACTGTCAGCCGACGCCGCCGCTTTCGACGTTTCTCCCGGGTTTTACGCCCTGATTGAAGTCGCCGACAACGGTACAGGCATGAACGCCGACACCCTCTCCCGAGCCTGCGAACCTTTTTTTACGACCAAACGGCTGGGTCTGGGCAGCGGTCTGGGGCTAGCCATGGCCTACGGCTTTGCCAAACAATCGGGCGGCGGCATCTCGATCCAGAGCCAACTGGATCAGGGCACCACGGTTCTGATGGTCCTGCCGCTGGCTGCACCGGAGCCGGAAGCCGACGAGCCCGGCGAAGAAGCGGTCCTGCCCCATCGTAGCGAACTCGTATTGCTGGTCGAAGATGAGCCGAATGTGCGCCGCGTCGTCCGCCAGCAACTGATCGATCTCGGCTACCCGGTGATTGAGGCGGAGAACGGGATGCAGGCACTGGAAATGATCGAGTACATTGCAGATATCGCCATCGTCGTCAGCGACGTCATAATGCCCGGCAGCATCAATGGGCGGCAGTTGGCCGACCGCGTGCTGGCCGAGCGGCCAGAGATGCGCTTCGTCTTGATGAGCGGCTACGCCGATGAAACCGAAGCAGAAAGCACCCACGTGTTGCCGGTACTGGCAAAACCATTCGTCCGCCAGGATCTGGCCCGCGCCCTGCAACGCGCACACAAAGGCAATTCATGA
- a CDS encoding response regulator transcription factor, with product MRDIEPAHLVAIVEDDPDVAKIIEQVLADFGFRTVWCRSGTDLLRRLRTLAPDLCIIDLGLPDMDGLEAMQRVRAQSSCGILILTGRAHVSDRVMGLELGADDYVLKPFEPRELVARVRSILRRREGNEAPNRQIAEFAGWQFNLGNNTLTSPNGAEHALSMAETELLKVFVSNPNRILQREKLMGTRDLAPNDRAIDVRISRLRRKLEPDPQSPAFIKTVYGAGYLFLATVNWSDRTDIEHRKTLDGFEKSTDF from the coding sequence ATGAGAGATATTGAACCCGCACACCTGGTCGCCATCGTCGAAGATGATCCTGATGTCGCCAAAATCATTGAACAGGTCCTGGCTGATTTCGGATTTCGTACGGTCTGGTGCCGTAGCGGCACCGACCTGCTGCGCCGCCTTCGTACACTGGCCCCCGATCTCTGCATCATCGATCTCGGGTTGCCCGACATGGATGGCCTTGAAGCCATGCAACGTGTTCGCGCCCAATCCAGTTGCGGTATTCTCATCCTGACCGGACGTGCCCATGTCAGCGACCGCGTCATGGGCCTAGAGCTTGGGGCTGACGATTACGTACTGAAGCCTTTCGAGCCACGCGAACTGGTTGCCCGCGTCCGAAGCATCCTGCGCCGGCGCGAGGGCAACGAAGCACCGAATCGCCAGATCGCGGAGTTTGCAGGCTGGCAATTCAATCTGGGCAACAACACCCTCACCTCCCCGAACGGCGCCGAGCACGCACTGAGCATGGCCGAAACCGAGCTGCTGAAAGTATTCGTCAGTAACCCGAACCGTATCCTTCAGCGTGAAAAACTGATGGGTACCCGTGACCTTGCCCCGAATGACCGCGCCATCGATGTCCGCATCTCACGCCTGCGCCGCAAGCTGGAACCCGATCCGCAAAGCCCGGCTTTTATCAAGACCGTGTATGGTGCCGGCTACCTTTTTCTGGCTACAGTAAACTGGTCTGACAGGACCGATATCGAACATCGAAAAACTCTGGATGGCTTTGAAAAAAGCACGGATTTTTAA
- a CDS encoding acyl-CoA dehydrogenase C-terminal domain-containing protein produces MSTYIAPIRDMQFVLNEVAGLEEICALPGNEECSVDLVESILDEASKFATGVLDPINKVGDQIGHVCKDGVVTTAPGFKEAYKLFAETGWNSMPFDPEYGGQGLPAVVSMAVNEMWKGANMAFGLCPMLTGGAIEAIAHHASDELKQIYLPKMIEGTWTGTMNLTEPNAGSDLAAISSKAKAVGDGSYLVSGTKIFITWGEHDVAENIIHLVLARLPDAPPGLKGISLFLVPKFLVNADGSLGKRNDLICASIEHKLGIHGSPTAVMSYGENEGAVGYLIGDENKGIGYMFTMMNHARVNVGLEGVGIAERAYQHALWYARERVQGKIIGDNSGEKKTILHHPDVRRMLMDVKSRTEAMRTLAYYSAANIDRAHAGDAAAQSRVDLLTPVVKGWSTEQGVELSSTALQVFGGVGFVEETGAAQYYRDSRITTIYEGTTAIQANDLVGRKLAREKVPGAAMKTLIAEMSATAEEIAGDAQLATIAVNLKNGINSLSTAADWILANYDSAPAAVHAGSVPFLKLTGIVVGGWLMAKSAAIAVKHLAEGTTDDFYKAKLATATYFAAHQIPFAAAYAAEIIGGSDSVFALPENLF; encoded by the coding sequence ATGAGCACCTATATCGCCCCGATTCGCGACATGCAGTTCGTCCTCAACGAAGTGGCCGGCCTCGAAGAAATCTGCGCCCTGCCCGGTAACGAGGAATGTTCCGTCGATCTCGTCGAGTCCATTCTTGACGAAGCCAGCAAGTTCGCCACCGGCGTCCTTGACCCGATCAACAAGGTGGGCGACCAGATCGGTCACGTCTGCAAGGACGGCGTTGTCACGACGGCGCCCGGCTTCAAGGAAGCCTACAAGCTGTTCGCCGAAACCGGCTGGAACTCCATGCCTTTCGATCCGGAATATGGTGGTCAGGGTTTGCCGGCGGTCGTTTCGATGGCCGTCAATGAAATGTGGAAGGGCGCCAACATGGCCTTCGGCCTGTGCCCGATGCTGACCGGCGGCGCTATCGAAGCTATTGCCCACCACGCTTCCGACGAACTCAAGCAGATCTACCTGCCGAAGATGATCGAAGGCACGTGGACTGGCACCATGAACCTGACCGAGCCGAATGCCGGCTCCGATCTGGCCGCCATTTCCTCCAAGGCCAAAGCGGTCGGCGACGGCAGCTATCTGGTCAGCGGCACCAAGATCTTCATCACCTGGGGCGAACATGACGTCGCCGAGAACATCATTCACCTCGTGCTGGCCCGTCTGCCGGATGCGCCGCCGGGACTGAAGGGCATTTCACTCTTCCTGGTGCCGAAATTCCTGGTCAATGCCGATGGTTCGCTCGGCAAGCGCAACGACCTGATCTGCGCCTCGATCGAACACAAGCTCGGCATCCACGGCAGCCCGACCGCCGTCATGTCCTACGGCGAGAACGAAGGGGCCGTTGGCTACCTGATCGGCGACGAGAACAAGGGCATCGGCTACATGTTCACGATGATGAACCACGCCCGCGTCAATGTCGGCCTCGAAGGCGTCGGCATCGCCGAGCGCGCTTACCAGCACGCGCTGTGGTACGCCCGCGAACGCGTTCAGGGCAAGATCATCGGTGACAACTCAGGCGAAAAGAAGACCATCCTGCATCACCCCGATGTCCGCCGCATGCTGATGGACGTCAAGTCGCGCACCGAAGCCATGCGTACGTTGGCTTACTACTCTGCCGCCAACATCGACCGTGCCCATGCCGGCGATGCGGCTGCCCAATCCCGCGTCGATCTGCTGACGCCGGTCGTCAAGGGCTGGAGTACGGAGCAGGGCGTCGAGCTGTCGTCGACTGCGCTGCAGGTTTTCGGTGGCGTCGGCTTCGTCGAAGAAACGGGTGCCGCCCAGTATTACCGCGATTCGCGCATCACGACCATTTATGAAGGGACGACGGCGATTCAGGCCAACGATCTGGTCGGTCGCAAGCTGGCTCGCGAAAAGGTGCCGGGCGCTGCGATGAAGACGCTGATTGCCGAAATGAGCGCAACGGCTGAAGAAATTGCCGGCGACGCGCAACTGGCAACGATTGCGGTCAACCTGAAAAATGGCATCAATTCCTTGTCGACCGCAGCAGACTGGATTTTGGCCAACTACGACAGCGCCCCGGCTGCCGTTCATGCTGGTTCCGTGCCTTTCCTCAAGCTGACCGGTATCGTCGTTGGCGGCTGGTTGATGGCCAAGTCTGCAGCGATTGCCGTCAAGCACCTTGCCGAAGGAACGACCGACGACTTTTACAAGGCCAAGCTGGCGACAGCGACTTACTTCGCTGCCCACCAGATTCCGTTCGCCGCTGCCTATGCCGCTGAAATCATCGGCGGTAGCGACTCGGTCTTCGCCCTACCTGAAAACCTGTTCTGA
- a CDS encoding electron transfer flavoprotein subunit alpha/FixB family protein has translation MTILVIAEHDHQSLKAATLNTVAAAQKIGGEVHVLVAGSNCSAAAQDAATLNGVSLVKVADAAHYQSQTAENLTALVIANAVGYSHILAPATTFGKNLLPRVAALLDVAQISEITGVDSPDTFVRPIYAGNALATVQSADKVKVITVRTTAFDAVNRENAAKIESISPANDTAQSTLTNRELTKSERPELGAAKIIVSGGRGLGSGENYHTLLEPLADKLGAALGASRAAVDAGFVPNDYQVGQTGKIVAPQLYIAVGISGAIQHLAGMKESKVIVAINKDPDAPIFQVADYGLVADLFETIPALVAAV, from the coding sequence ATGACTATTCTTGTAATCGCCGAACACGACCACCAGTCCCTCAAGGCCGCCACCCTCAACACCGTCGCCGCGGCTCAAAAGATCGGTGGCGAAGTGCATGTCCTCGTCGCCGGCAGCAACTGCAGCGCCGCCGCCCAGGATGCCGCCACCCTCAATGGGGTCAGCCTCGTCAAAGTTGCCGACGCTGCCCACTACCAAAGCCAGACCGCCGAGAACCTGACCGCCCTGGTCATTGCCAACGCCGTCGGCTACAGCCACATCCTCGCCCCGGCTACCACCTTCGGCAAGAATCTGCTGCCGCGCGTCGCCGCCTTGCTCGATGTCGCCCAGATCTCCGAAATCACCGGCGTCGACAGCCCGGACACCTTCGTCCGTCCGATCTACGCCGGCAATGCCCTGGCCACCGTGCAGAGCGCCGACAAAGTCAAAGTTATCACCGTCCGCACCACCGCCTTTGATGCGGTCAACCGGGAAAATGCCGCAAAAATCGAAAGCATCAGCCCAGCCAACGACACCGCCCAAAGCACCCTGACCAACCGCGAACTGACCAAGTCCGAACGTCCCGAACTCGGGGCCGCCAAGATCATCGTCTCCGGTGGCCGTGGTCTGGGCAGTGGCGAGAACTACCACACCCTGCTCGAACCGCTCGCCGACAAGCTTGGTGCTGCGCTCGGTGCCAGCCGTGCCGCCGTCGATGCCGGCTTCGTCCCGAACGATTACCAGGTCGGCCAGACCGGCAAGATCGTTGCCCCGCAGCTTTACATCGCGGTCGGTATCTCGGGCGCCATCCAGCATCTGGCTGGCATGAAGGAGTCGAAGGTCATCGTCGCCATCAACAAGGATCCGGATGCACCGATCTTTCAGGTGGCGGATTACGGGCTCGTGGCTGATCTGTTTGAAACCATTCCGGCCCTCGTTGCAGCCGTCTAA
- a CDS encoding Cache 3/Cache 2 fusion domain-containing protein: MRDNGFTNGHEIEIRDDQIIISRSDVQGRIVFVNDQFTAISGFSEDELLGHPHNIVRHPDMPSAVFTDLWRDLKGGRPWVGVIKNRCKNGDSYWVEAHVSPIFENGVIAGYMSMRRKASRAQIQQAEQSYAAMRAAPSLALSFKHGVLTSNNLADKLRQKYRNAGLTTKIIFSSLIAAIVVLGAAAYFLAEHVTQALNASAHQQLRHDVSLLRAAVAARVESANIEAVEYSKTLSKRVYEAMGGEKTASLAALNALSGQDVSNRHNSIDPFMRDLHGAATIFVLTPNGFKRILTTAVNESGGSAIGTMLALDHPAHAQLLAGKSYVGPARVFDRQYQTSYTPIFSASGAVIGISVIGIDMADQLATLKTQIRTMKIGETGYYYIADGTPGPNFGRMILHPYREGQILSDAQERGGRGLIAEMASLHNGEIYYAWKNAEAGETVERMKLVIFESLEDPRWIIAGSVPIDEFTALPHRIVALAVAGGIAMAMAIFLITLILLRKLVLKPLNTAVLPTFQAMADGRFNTPLDIRGSDEISQVFQGLESLRNRLAFESERERTLAVLREHARHEAESLSRARAEFLANMSHEIRTPLNAVIGLAYLLQQSTLGHRETEYVQRIDSAGKLLLAIVNDILDFSKIDAGRMLLEEAPFRLDDVLDNLSNLLRNRVQEKGLVLQYVVAANTPQTLRGDALRLSQILINLVGNAIKFTAEGSITVHVDAEPPTGERFKLSIRIVDTGIGISKEQLSNLFRAFSQADSSVTRKFGGTGLGLVICKRLIEMMGGTITAYSQPEGGSTFGFTVWVGVDNSPTKLLTKPGYRVLVVDDNALARKVLEQLLINNGCAVRTADSGEAALIELHGATIMPFDCIMIDLNMPNMDGLALARRIRAEWHQTTKLVMVTGADVHAACYRDALEDFDQVIEKPVTAARLTDVLGELQGKVALSNVLPTGTTTALDGLHILVAEDVPTNQLIMRDLLESLGASVVMAGDGAKAIQQLAETGQKIDLILMDIQMPTMDGLEATRRIRNGQIRNDIPIIALTAHALEEERQRAIAAGMNDFLTKPIDPQLLLAAIQRWRPKTPITRASKPEPIEIATSAKFPDIPGIDVDDGLRRMLNRKPLFEKILLDFESRFVGETERIREALATGDTDGATRRAHSIKGTGGMVSAKELAVRAAALEQAIRANSSDVADCLDRFDEELERVLAGIQLAFGNARIH, from the coding sequence ATGCGCGATAACGGTTTTACAAACGGCCATGAAATCGAAATCCGTGATGACCAAATCATCATCTCCCGGAGCGACGTTCAAGGCCGAATCGTTTTCGTCAATGATCAATTTACCGCCATCAGTGGCTTCTCCGAGGACGAGTTACTCGGGCATCCGCACAACATAGTCCGTCATCCGGACATGCCCAGCGCCGTCTTTACCGATTTGTGGCGGGACCTCAAGGGCGGCCGACCTTGGGTTGGTGTGATCAAGAACCGCTGTAAAAACGGCGATTCCTACTGGGTTGAGGCCCATGTTTCACCAATTTTTGAAAACGGCGTCATCGCAGGTTATATGTCGATGCGACGGAAGGCCAGTCGAGCCCAAATTCAGCAGGCTGAGCAATCCTATGCGGCAATGCGCGCCGCCCCCTCGCTCGCACTTTCGTTCAAGCATGGTGTCCTGACTTCGAACAATCTGGCCGACAAGTTGCGGCAAAAATACAGAAATGCAGGACTGACCACCAAGATCATCTTCTCCTCACTCATTGCCGCCATCGTTGTGCTGGGTGCCGCCGCCTACTTTCTGGCAGAGCATGTTACCCAGGCACTGAATGCCAGTGCCCACCAGCAACTTCGCCATGACGTCAGCCTGTTGCGCGCAGCTGTAGCTGCGCGTGTCGAGAGTGCCAACATCGAAGCGGTCGAGTATTCAAAAACCCTGTCTAAACGGGTGTATGAAGCCATGGGCGGTGAGAAAACGGCGAGCCTGGCGGCGCTCAATGCACTGAGCGGACAGGATGTCAGCAACCGGCATAATTCCATCGACCCCTTTATGCGCGACTTACATGGTGCTGCTACCATCTTTGTGCTGACACCGAACGGGTTCAAGCGAATCTTGACGACGGCAGTCAATGAAAGCGGCGGTTCAGCCATCGGGACAATGCTCGCCCTGGATCATCCGGCTCACGCCCAATTACTCGCCGGAAAAAGCTATGTCGGCCCGGCACGCGTTTTCGACCGCCAATACCAGACCAGTTACACACCGATATTCTCTGCATCGGGCGCGGTGATCGGAATCAGCGTCATAGGCATCGACATGGCCGATCAACTGGCGACACTGAAAACACAAATCCGCACGATGAAAATTGGCGAAACCGGTTATTACTACATTGCTGATGGCACACCTGGCCCGAATTTCGGAAGGATGATCCTGCACCCTTATCGCGAAGGCCAGATTTTATCCGATGCGCAGGAACGTGGCGGACGTGGCCTTATTGCCGAGATGGCGAGTCTGCACAACGGAGAAATTTACTACGCCTGGAAAAATGCTGAAGCCGGTGAAACGGTTGAGCGCATGAAATTGGTAATTTTCGAATCGCTCGAAGATCCCCGATGGATCATCGCCGGAAGCGTCCCGATTGACGAGTTCACGGCGCTACCGCATCGAATCGTCGCATTGGCGGTTGCAGGAGGCATCGCAATGGCTATGGCGATTTTCCTCATCACCTTGATATTGCTCAGGAAGCTGGTGCTGAAACCTCTGAACACGGCGGTGTTGCCGACTTTTCAGGCCATGGCAGACGGACGCTTCAATACACCTTTGGACATACGCGGCAGCGATGAAATTTCGCAGGTTTTTCAGGGACTGGAATCCCTGCGCAACCGACTGGCTTTCGAAAGCGAGCGTGAGCGCACACTGGCTGTCTTGCGAGAGCATGCGCGTCATGAAGCGGAGAGTCTATCGCGTGCTCGCGCCGAATTCCTCGCCAACATGAGCCATGAAATCCGGACACCGCTGAATGCCGTGATCGGTCTCGCTTATCTATTGCAACAAAGTACGCTCGGGCACCGTGAGACCGAGTATGTCCAACGCATCGATAGTGCAGGCAAGTTATTACTGGCAATCGTCAACGACATTCTTGATTTTTCAAAGATTGATGCAGGTCGGATGCTGCTTGAGGAGGCACCATTTCGACTCGATGACGTTCTCGATAATCTATCAAATCTGCTCCGCAATCGGGTCCAGGAAAAAGGCCTTGTCCTCCAATACGTCGTCGCAGCCAACACCCCTCAGACGCTCCGCGGAGACGCCTTGCGCCTGTCGCAAATCCTGATCAACCTGGTCGGTAATGCGATCAAGTTTACCGCCGAAGGATCAATTACCGTCCACGTCGACGCAGAGCCGCCGACTGGTGAACGCTTCAAGCTGTCCATCCGGATTGTTGACACTGGAATCGGCATCTCCAAGGAGCAATTGAGCAATCTTTTCCGGGCATTTTCGCAAGCGGACAGTTCAGTCACCCGAAAATTTGGTGGCACTGGCTTGGGGTTGGTGATCTGCAAGCGACTGATCGAGATGATGGGCGGAACGATTACCGCTTATAGCCAGCCGGAAGGCGGCTCGACATTTGGCTTTACGGTCTGGGTCGGCGTCGACAATTCTCCAACCAAATTGCTAACCAAACCCGGCTATCGCGTTTTAGTCGTTGATGACAATGCTTTGGCGAGAAAAGTACTTGAGCAATTGCTGATCAACAACGGCTGTGCCGTCCGTACTGCTGACTCAGGCGAGGCAGCGCTAATCGAGTTGCACGGGGCAACGATCATGCCTTTTGATTGCATCATGATAGATCTGAACATGCCAAATATGGACGGACTGGCACTAGCCCGCCGAATTCGCGCTGAATGGCACCAAACCACAAAGCTGGTCATGGTCACCGGCGCCGATGTGCATGCAGCGTGCTATCGCGATGCTCTGGAAGACTTTGACCAAGTGATCGAGAAGCCAGTGACGGCAGCCCGCCTGACTGATGTCCTTGGGGAATTGCAAGGCAAGGTCGCATTGAGCAATGTTTTGCCGACGGGAACGACAACAGCATTGGATGGGCTACATATCCTTGTGGCGGAGGATGTTCCAACCAATCAACTGATCATGCGTGATTTGCTTGAATCCCTCGGTGCATCAGTCGTCATGGCGGGCGATGGTGCCAAGGCCATTCAACAGCTTGCCGAAACTGGCCAAAAAATCGATCTCATCCTCATGGATATCCAGATGCCGACCATGGATGGCCTGGAAGCAACCCGTCGCATCCGGAATGGCCAGATCCGCAATGACATTCCGATCATCGCCCTGACGGCTCACGCCCTCGAAGAAGAGCGACAACGAGCGATTGCTGCGGGAATGAATGATTTCCTGACGAAACCGATCGATCCTCAGTTATTGCTCGCCGCCATCCAGCGTTGGCGGCCGAAAACGCCAATTACCAGAGCGTCCAAACCGGAGCCCATAGAGATCGCCACAAGTGCGAAGTTCCCCGATATCCCGGGCATCGATGTCGACGATGGGCTCCGCCGCATGCTCAACCGGAAGCCTCTTTTCGAAAAAATTCTGCTCGATTTCGAATCTCGGTTTGTAGGTGAGACAGAACGCATCCGCGAGGCACTGGCCACCGGCGACACCGACGGGGCGACGCGTCGCGCCCACAGCATCAAGGGTACCGGGGGCATGGTCAGCGCCAAGGAACTGGCCGTTCGGGCGGCAGCACTTGAGCAGGCGATTCGAGCGAATAGCTCTGATGTTGCAGACTGCCTTGATCGTTTTGATGAAGAACTGGAACGGGTACTTGCCGGCATCCAACTGGCGTTTGGCAACGCCAGGATTCATTAA